The following are from one region of the Myotis daubentonii chromosome 2, mMyoDau2.1, whole genome shotgun sequence genome:
- the ZNF384 gene encoding zinc finger protein 384 isoform X11 yields MEESHFNSNPYFWPSIPTVSGQIENTMFINKMKDQLLPEKGCGLAPPHYPTLLTVPASVSLPSGISMDTESKSDQLTPHSQASVTQNITVVPVPSTGLMTAGPGLVITSPSGSLVTTASSAQTFPISAPMIVSALPPGSQALQVVPDLSKKVSATLTEEGGGGGGGGGSVAPKPHRGRKKKRMLESGLPEMNDPYVLSPEDDDDHQKDGKTYRCRMCSLTFYSKSEMQIHSKSHTETKPHKCPHCSKTFANSSYLAQHIRIHSGAKPYSCNFCEKSFRQLSHLQQHTRIHTGDRPYKCVHPGCEKAFTQLSNLQSHRRQHNKDKPFKCHNCHRAYTDAASLEVHLSTHTVKHAKVYTCTICSRAYTSETYLMKHMRKHNPPDLQQQVQAAAAAAAVAQAQAQAQAQAQAQAQAQAQAQAQAQAQAQAQAQAQAQAQAQAQAQASQASQQQQQQQQPQPPHFQSPGAAPQGGGGGDSNPNPPPQCSFDLTPYKTAEHHKDICLTVTTSTIQVEHLASS; encoded by the exons ATGGAAGAATCTCACTTCAATTCTAACCCATACTTCTGGCCTTCTATCCCCACAGTCTCAGGACAG atTGAGAACACGATGTTCATCAACAAGATGAAGGATCAGCTGTTGCCAGAGAAGGGCTGtgggctggctccaccccactACCCTACCTTGTTGACAGTGCCTGCCTCAGTGTCCCTGCCCTCAGGCATCAGTATGGACACAGAGTCCAAGTCAGACCAGCTGACCCCACATAGCCAGGCATCCGTTACCCAGAATATCACGGTGGTCCCTGTGCCGTCTACAGGATTAATGACTGCTG GTCCTGGTTTGGTAATCACGTCCCCCTCAGGCTCCCTTGTGACCACAGCCTCATCAGCTCAGACCTTCCCCATTTCGGCTCCCATGATTGTCTCAGCTCTTCCCCCTGGCTCACAAGCCCTGCAGGTGGTCCCTGACCTCTCCAAGAAGGTATCAGCAACCCTAACAGAGGAAGGaggcggaggtggtggtggaggtggcagTGTGGCTCCAAAGCCCCACCGGGGCCGAAAGAAGAAGCGGATGTTGGAATCAGGGTTGCCCGAGATGAATGACCCCTATGTCCTCTCCCCTGAGGATGATGATGACCATCAGAAAGACGGCAAGACCTATAG GTGCCGGATGTGCTCACTGACATTCTACTCAAAGTCGGAGATGCAGATCCACTCCAAGTCACACACCGAGACCAAGCCCCACAAGTGCCCACATTGTTCCAAGACCTTCGCCAACAGCTCCTACCTGGCCCAGCACATCCGTATCCACTCAGGGGCTAAGCCCTACAGTTGTAACTTCTGTGAGAAATCCTTCCGCCAGCTATCTCACCTCCAGCAGCACACCCG AATCCACACCGGGGATAGACCATACAAATGTGTCCACCCAGGCTGTGAGAAAGCCTTCACACAGCTCTCCAATCTGCAG TCCCACAGACGGCAGCACAACAAAGATAAACCCTTCAAGTGCCACAACTGTCATCGGGCGTACACAGACGCAGCCTCACTAGAGGTGCACCTATCTACGCATACAGTGAAGCATGCCAAGGTGTACACCTGTACTATCTGTAGTCGGGCATATACGTCG GAAACGTACCTTATGAAACATATGCGCAAACACAACCCTCCTGATCTCCAGCAACAAGTgcaggcagcggcagcagcggcagcagtggcccaggcccaggcccaggctcaagCTCAGGCCCAAGCCCAGGCCCAAGCCCAAGCCCAGGCTCAAGCCCAAGCCCAAGCCCAGGCTCAAGCCCAAGCCCAAGCCCAAGCTCAAGCCCAAGCCCAAGCTCAGGCCCAGGCTTCCCAGGCAtcgcaacagcagcagcagcagcaacaaccaCAGCCACCACACTTCCAGTCCCCGGGGGCAGCCccccagggtgggggtggtggggacagCAACCCCAACCCTCCACCCCAGTGTTCTTTTGACCTGACCCCCTATAAGACGGCGGAGCATCATAAGGACATCTGCCTCACTGTCACCACCAGCACCATCCAGGTGGAGCACCTGGCCAGCTCATAG
- the ZNF384 gene encoding zinc finger protein 384 isoform X10 → MEESHFNSNPYFWPSIPTVSGQIENTMFINKMKDQLLPEKGCGLAPPHYPTLLTVPASVSLPSGISMDTESKSDQLTPHSQASVTQNITVVPVPSTGLMTAGVSCSQRWRREGSQSRGPGLVITSPSGSLVTTASSAQTFPISAPMIVSALPPGSQALQVVPDLSKKVSATLTEEGGGGGGGGGSVAPKPHRGRKKKRMLESGLPEMNDPYVLSPEDDDDHQKDGKTYRCRMCSLTFYSKSEMQIHSKSHTETKPHKCPHCSKTFANSSYLAQHIRIHSGAKPYSCNFCEKSFRQLSHLQQHTRIHTGDRPYKCVHPGCEKAFTQLSNLQSHRRQHNKDKPFKCHNCHRAYTDAASLEVHLSTHTVKHAKVYTCTICSRAYTSETYLMKHMRKHNPPDLQQQVQAAAAAAAVAQAQAQAQAQAQAQAQAQAQAQAQAQAQAQAQAQAQAQAQAQAQAQASQASQQQQQQQQPQPPHFQSPGAAPQGGGGGDSNPNPPPQCSFDLTPYKTAEHHKDICLTVTTSTIQVEHLASS, encoded by the exons ATGGAAGAATCTCACTTCAATTCTAACCCATACTTCTGGCCTTCTATCCCCACAGTCTCAGGACAG atTGAGAACACGATGTTCATCAACAAGATGAAGGATCAGCTGTTGCCAGAGAAGGGCTGtgggctggctccaccccactACCCTACCTTGTTGACAGTGCCTGCCTCAGTGTCCCTGCCCTCAGGCATCAGTATGGACACAGAGTCCAAGTCAGACCAGCTGACCCCACATAGCCAGGCATCCGTTACCCAGAATATCACGGTGGTCCCTGTGCCGTCTACAGGATTAATGACTGCTG GAGTCTCCTGTTCTCAGAGGTGGAGAAGAGAAGGGAGTCAATCAAGGG GTCCTGGTTTGGTAATCACGTCCCCCTCAGGCTCCCTTGTGACCACAGCCTCATCAGCTCAGACCTTCCCCATTTCGGCTCCCATGATTGTCTCAGCTCTTCCCCCTGGCTCACAAGCCCTGCAGGTGGTCCCTGACCTCTCCAAGAAGGTATCAGCAACCCTAACAGAGGAAGGaggcggaggtggtggtggaggtggcagTGTGGCTCCAAAGCCCCACCGGGGCCGAAAGAAGAAGCGGATGTTGGAATCAGGGTTGCCCGAGATGAATGACCCCTATGTCCTCTCCCCTGAGGATGATGATGACCATCAGAAAGACGGCAAGACCTATAG GTGCCGGATGTGCTCACTGACATTCTACTCAAAGTCGGAGATGCAGATCCACTCCAAGTCACACACCGAGACCAAGCCCCACAAGTGCCCACATTGTTCCAAGACCTTCGCCAACAGCTCCTACCTGGCCCAGCACATCCGTATCCACTCAGGGGCTAAGCCCTACAGTTGTAACTTCTGTGAGAAATCCTTCCGCCAGCTATCTCACCTCCAGCAGCACACCCG AATCCACACCGGGGATAGACCATACAAATGTGTCCACCCAGGCTGTGAGAAAGCCTTCACACAGCTCTCCAATCTGCAG TCCCACAGACGGCAGCACAACAAAGATAAACCCTTCAAGTGCCACAACTGTCATCGGGCGTACACAGACGCAGCCTCACTAGAGGTGCACCTATCTACGCATACAGTGAAGCATGCCAAGGTGTACACCTGTACTATCTGTAGTCGGGCATATACGTCG GAAACGTACCTTATGAAACATATGCGCAAACACAACCCTCCTGATCTCCAGCAACAAGTgcaggcagcggcagcagcggcagcagtggcccaggcccaggcccaggctcaagCTCAGGCCCAAGCCCAGGCCCAAGCCCAAGCCCAGGCTCAAGCCCAAGCCCAAGCCCAGGCTCAAGCCCAAGCCCAAGCCCAAGCTCAAGCCCAAGCCCAAGCTCAGGCCCAGGCTTCCCAGGCAtcgcaacagcagcagcagcagcaacaaccaCAGCCACCACACTTCCAGTCCCCGGGGGCAGCCccccagggtgggggtggtggggacagCAACCCCAACCCTCCACCCCAGTGTTCTTTTGACCTGACCCCCTATAAGACGGCGGAGCATCATAAGGACATCTGCCTCACTGTCACCACCAGCACCATCCAGGTGGAGCACCTGGCCAGCTCATAG
- the ZNF384 gene encoding zinc finger protein 384 isoform X7, with the protein MEESHFNSNPYFWPSIPTVSGQIENTMFINKMKDQLLPEKGCGLAPPHYPTLLTVPASVSLPSGISMDTESKSDQLTPHSQASVTQNITVVPVPSTGLMTAGPGLVITSPSGSLVTTASSAQTFPISAPMIVSALPPGSQALQVVPDLSKKVSATLTEEGGGGGGGGGSVAPKPHRGRKKKRMLESGLPEMNDPYVLSPEDDDDHQKDGKTYRCRMCSLTFYSKSEMQIHSKSHTETKPHKCPHCSKTFANSSYLAQHIRIHSGAKPYSCNFCEKSFRQLSHLQQHTRIHSKMHTETIKPHKCPHCSKSFANTSYLAQHLRIHSGAKPYNCSYCQKAFRQLSHLQQHTRIHTGDRPYKCVHPGCEKAFTQLSNLQSHRRQHNKDKPFKCHNCHRAYTDAASLEVHLSTHTVKHAKVYTCTICSRAYTSETYLMKHMRKHNPPDLQQQVQAAAAAAAVAQAQAQAQAQAQAQAQAQAQAQAQAQAQAQAQAQAQAQAQAQAQAQASQASQQQQQQQQPQPPHFQSPGAAPQGGGGGDSNPNPPPQCSFDLTPYKTAEHHKDICLTVTTSTIQVEHLASS; encoded by the exons ATGGAAGAATCTCACTTCAATTCTAACCCATACTTCTGGCCTTCTATCCCCACAGTCTCAGGACAG atTGAGAACACGATGTTCATCAACAAGATGAAGGATCAGCTGTTGCCAGAGAAGGGCTGtgggctggctccaccccactACCCTACCTTGTTGACAGTGCCTGCCTCAGTGTCCCTGCCCTCAGGCATCAGTATGGACACAGAGTCCAAGTCAGACCAGCTGACCCCACATAGCCAGGCATCCGTTACCCAGAATATCACGGTGGTCCCTGTGCCGTCTACAGGATTAATGACTGCTG GTCCTGGTTTGGTAATCACGTCCCCCTCAGGCTCCCTTGTGACCACAGCCTCATCAGCTCAGACCTTCCCCATTTCGGCTCCCATGATTGTCTCAGCTCTTCCCCCTGGCTCACAAGCCCTGCAGGTGGTCCCTGACCTCTCCAAGAAGGTATCAGCAACCCTAACAGAGGAAGGaggcggaggtggtggtggaggtggcagTGTGGCTCCAAAGCCCCACCGGGGCCGAAAGAAGAAGCGGATGTTGGAATCAGGGTTGCCCGAGATGAATGACCCCTATGTCCTCTCCCCTGAGGATGATGATGACCATCAGAAAGACGGCAAGACCTATAG GTGCCGGATGTGCTCACTGACATTCTACTCAAAGTCGGAGATGCAGATCCACTCCAAGTCACACACCGAGACCAAGCCCCACAAGTGCCCACATTGTTCCAAGACCTTCGCCAACAGCTCCTACCTGGCCCAGCACATCCGTATCCACTCAGGGGCTAAGCCCTACAGTTGTAACTTCTGTGAGAAATCCTTCCGCCAGCTATCTCACCTCCAGCAGCACACCCG GATCCACTCTAAGATGCACACGGAGACCATCAAGCCCCACAAGTGCCCGCACTGCTCCAAGAGCTTCGCCAACACCTCCTACCTGGCTCAGCACCTCCGTATCCACTCGGGGGCCAAGCCCTACAACTGTTCCTACTGCCAGAAGGCCTTCCGCCAGCTCTCCCACCTCCAGCAGCACACACG AATCCACACCGGGGATAGACCATACAAATGTGTCCACCCAGGCTGTGAGAAAGCCTTCACACAGCTCTCCAATCTGCAG TCCCACAGACGGCAGCACAACAAAGATAAACCCTTCAAGTGCCACAACTGTCATCGGGCGTACACAGACGCAGCCTCACTAGAGGTGCACCTATCTACGCATACAGTGAAGCATGCCAAGGTGTACACCTGTACTATCTGTAGTCGGGCATATACGTCG GAAACGTACCTTATGAAACATATGCGCAAACACAACCCTCCTGATCTCCAGCAACAAGTgcaggcagcggcagcagcggcagcagtggcccaggcccaggcccaggctcaagCTCAGGCCCAAGCCCAGGCCCAAGCCCAAGCCCAGGCTCAAGCCCAAGCCCAAGCCCAGGCTCAAGCCCAAGCCCAAGCCCAAGCTCAAGCCCAAGCCCAAGCTCAGGCCCAGGCTTCCCAGGCAtcgcaacagcagcagcagcagcaacaaccaCAGCCACCACACTTCCAGTCCCCGGGGGCAGCCccccagggtgggggtggtggggacagCAACCCCAACCCTCCACCCCAGTGTTCTTTTGACCTGACCCCCTATAAGACGGCGGAGCATCATAAGGACATCTGCCTCACTGTCACCACCAGCACCATCCAGGTGGAGCACCTGGCCAGCTCATAG
- the ZNF384 gene encoding zinc finger protein 384 isoform X9, which produces MEESHFNSNPYFWPSIPTVSGQIENTMFINKMKDQLLPEKGCGLAPPHYPTLLTVPASVSLPSGISMDTESKSDQLTPHSQASVTQNITVVPVPSTGLMTAGPGLVITSPSGSLVTTASSAQTFPISAPMIVSALPPGSQALQVVPDLSKKVSATLTEEGGGGGGGGGSVAPKPHRGRKKKRMLESGLPEMNDPYVLSPEDDDDHQKDGKTYRSEGNCGTGNGQSLGLMDSVPGSTTNLLCDPGCRMCSLTFYSKSEMQIHSKSHTETKPHKCPHCSKTFANSSYLAQHIRIHSGAKPYSCNFCEKSFRQLSHLQQHTRIHTGDRPYKCVHPGCEKAFTQLSNLQSHRRQHNKDKPFKCHNCHRAYTDAASLEVHLSTHTVKHAKVYTCTICSRAYTSETYLMKHMRKHNPPDLQQQVQAAAAAAAVAQAQAQAQAQAQAQAQAQAQAQAQAQAQAQAQAQAQAQAQAQAQAQASQASQQQQQQQQPQPPHFQSPGAAPQGGGGGDSNPNPPPQCSFDLTPYKTAEHHKDICLTVTTSTIQVEHLASS; this is translated from the exons ATGGAAGAATCTCACTTCAATTCTAACCCATACTTCTGGCCTTCTATCCCCACAGTCTCAGGACAG atTGAGAACACGATGTTCATCAACAAGATGAAGGATCAGCTGTTGCCAGAGAAGGGCTGtgggctggctccaccccactACCCTACCTTGTTGACAGTGCCTGCCTCAGTGTCCCTGCCCTCAGGCATCAGTATGGACACAGAGTCCAAGTCAGACCAGCTGACCCCACATAGCCAGGCATCCGTTACCCAGAATATCACGGTGGTCCCTGTGCCGTCTACAGGATTAATGACTGCTG GTCCTGGTTTGGTAATCACGTCCCCCTCAGGCTCCCTTGTGACCACAGCCTCATCAGCTCAGACCTTCCCCATTTCGGCTCCCATGATTGTCTCAGCTCTTCCCCCTGGCTCACAAGCCCTGCAGGTGGTCCCTGACCTCTCCAAGAAGGTATCAGCAACCCTAACAGAGGAAGGaggcggaggtggtggtggaggtggcagTGTGGCTCCAAAGCCCCACCGGGGCCGAAAGAAGAAGCGGATGTTGGAATCAGGGTTGCCCGAGATGAATGACCCCTATGTCCTCTCCCCTGAGGATGATGATGACCATCAGAAAGACGGCAAGACCTATAG GAGCGAAGGGAACTGCGGCACAGGAAATGGACAGAGCCTTGGGCTAATGGATTCAGTTCCCGGCTCCACCAcgaacttgctgtgtgaccctgg GTGCCGGATGTGCTCACTGACATTCTACTCAAAGTCGGAGATGCAGATCCACTCCAAGTCACACACCGAGACCAAGCCCCACAAGTGCCCACATTGTTCCAAGACCTTCGCCAACAGCTCCTACCTGGCCCAGCACATCCGTATCCACTCAGGGGCTAAGCCCTACAGTTGTAACTTCTGTGAGAAATCCTTCCGCCAGCTATCTCACCTCCAGCAGCACACCCG AATCCACACCGGGGATAGACCATACAAATGTGTCCACCCAGGCTGTGAGAAAGCCTTCACACAGCTCTCCAATCTGCAG TCCCACAGACGGCAGCACAACAAAGATAAACCCTTCAAGTGCCACAACTGTCATCGGGCGTACACAGACGCAGCCTCACTAGAGGTGCACCTATCTACGCATACAGTGAAGCATGCCAAGGTGTACACCTGTACTATCTGTAGTCGGGCATATACGTCG GAAACGTACCTTATGAAACATATGCGCAAACACAACCCTCCTGATCTCCAGCAACAAGTgcaggcagcggcagcagcggcagcagtggcccaggcccaggcccaggctcaagCTCAGGCCCAAGCCCAGGCCCAAGCCCAAGCCCAGGCTCAAGCCCAAGCCCAAGCCCAGGCTCAAGCCCAAGCCCAAGCCCAAGCTCAAGCCCAAGCCCAAGCTCAGGCCCAGGCTTCCCAGGCAtcgcaacagcagcagcagcagcaacaaccaCAGCCACCACACTTCCAGTCCCCGGGGGCAGCCccccagggtgggggtggtggggacagCAACCCCAACCCTCCACCCCAGTGTTCTTTTGACCTGACCCCCTATAAGACGGCGGAGCATCATAAGGACATCTGCCTCACTGTCACCACCAGCACCATCCAGGTGGAGCACCTGGCCAGCTCATAG
- the ZNF384 gene encoding zinc finger protein 384 isoform X3 encodes MEESHFNSNPYFWPSIPTVSGQIENTMFINKMKDQLLPEKGCGLAPPHYPTLLTVPASVSLPSGISMDTESKSDQLTPHSQASVTQNITVVPVPSTGLMTAGPGLVITSPSGSLVTTASSAQTFPISAPMIVSALPPGSQALQVVPDLSKKVSATLTEEGGGGGGGGGSVAPKPHRGRKKKRMLESGLPEMNDPYVLSPEDDDDHQKDGKTYRSEGNCGTGNGQSLGLMDSVPGSTTNLLCDPGCRMCSLTFYSKSEMQIHSKSHTETKPHKCPHCSKTFANSSYLAQHIRIHSGAKPYSCNFCEKSFRQLSHLQQHTRIHSKMHTETIKPHKCPHCSKSFANTSYLAQHLRIHSGAKPYNCSYCQKAFRQLSHLQQHTRIHTGDRPYKCVHPGCEKAFTQLSNLQSHRRQHNKDKPFKCHNCHRAYTDAASLEVHLSTHTVKHAKVYTCTICSRAYTSETYLMKHMRKHNPPDLQQQVQAAAAAAAVAQAQAQAQAQAQAQAQAQAQAQAQAQAQAQAQAQAQAQAQAQAQAQASQASQQQQQQQQPQPPHFQSPGAAPQGGGGGDSNPNPPPQCSFDLTPYKTAEHHKDICLTVTTSTIQVEHLASS; translated from the exons ATGGAAGAATCTCACTTCAATTCTAACCCATACTTCTGGCCTTCTATCCCCACAGTCTCAGGACAG atTGAGAACACGATGTTCATCAACAAGATGAAGGATCAGCTGTTGCCAGAGAAGGGCTGtgggctggctccaccccactACCCTACCTTGTTGACAGTGCCTGCCTCAGTGTCCCTGCCCTCAGGCATCAGTATGGACACAGAGTCCAAGTCAGACCAGCTGACCCCACATAGCCAGGCATCCGTTACCCAGAATATCACGGTGGTCCCTGTGCCGTCTACAGGATTAATGACTGCTG GTCCTGGTTTGGTAATCACGTCCCCCTCAGGCTCCCTTGTGACCACAGCCTCATCAGCTCAGACCTTCCCCATTTCGGCTCCCATGATTGTCTCAGCTCTTCCCCCTGGCTCACAAGCCCTGCAGGTGGTCCCTGACCTCTCCAAGAAGGTATCAGCAACCCTAACAGAGGAAGGaggcggaggtggtggtggaggtggcagTGTGGCTCCAAAGCCCCACCGGGGCCGAAAGAAGAAGCGGATGTTGGAATCAGGGTTGCCCGAGATGAATGACCCCTATGTCCTCTCCCCTGAGGATGATGATGACCATCAGAAAGACGGCAAGACCTATAG GAGCGAAGGGAACTGCGGCACAGGAAATGGACAGAGCCTTGGGCTAATGGATTCAGTTCCCGGCTCCACCAcgaacttgctgtgtgaccctgg GTGCCGGATGTGCTCACTGACATTCTACTCAAAGTCGGAGATGCAGATCCACTCCAAGTCACACACCGAGACCAAGCCCCACAAGTGCCCACATTGTTCCAAGACCTTCGCCAACAGCTCCTACCTGGCCCAGCACATCCGTATCCACTCAGGGGCTAAGCCCTACAGTTGTAACTTCTGTGAGAAATCCTTCCGCCAGCTATCTCACCTCCAGCAGCACACCCG GATCCACTCTAAGATGCACACGGAGACCATCAAGCCCCACAAGTGCCCGCACTGCTCCAAGAGCTTCGCCAACACCTCCTACCTGGCTCAGCACCTCCGTATCCACTCGGGGGCCAAGCCCTACAACTGTTCCTACTGCCAGAAGGCCTTCCGCCAGCTCTCCCACCTCCAGCAGCACACACG AATCCACACCGGGGATAGACCATACAAATGTGTCCACCCAGGCTGTGAGAAAGCCTTCACACAGCTCTCCAATCTGCAG TCCCACAGACGGCAGCACAACAAAGATAAACCCTTCAAGTGCCACAACTGTCATCGGGCGTACACAGACGCAGCCTCACTAGAGGTGCACCTATCTACGCATACAGTGAAGCATGCCAAGGTGTACACCTGTACTATCTGTAGTCGGGCATATACGTCG GAAACGTACCTTATGAAACATATGCGCAAACACAACCCTCCTGATCTCCAGCAACAAGTgcaggcagcggcagcagcggcagcagtggcccaggcccaggcccaggctcaagCTCAGGCCCAAGCCCAGGCCCAAGCCCAAGCCCAGGCTCAAGCCCAAGCCCAAGCCCAGGCTCAAGCCCAAGCCCAAGCCCAAGCTCAAGCCCAAGCCCAAGCTCAGGCCCAGGCTTCCCAGGCAtcgcaacagcagcagcagcagcaacaaccaCAGCCACCACACTTCCAGTCCCCGGGGGCAGCCccccagggtgggggtggtggggacagCAACCCCAACCCTCCACCCCAGTGTTCTTTTGACCTGACCCCCTATAAGACGGCGGAGCATCATAAGGACATCTGCCTCACTGTCACCACCAGCACCATCCAGGTGGAGCACCTGGCCAGCTCATAG
- the ZNF384 gene encoding zinc finger protein 384 isoform X8, whose amino-acid sequence MEESHFNSNPYFWPSIPTVSGQIENTMFINKMKDQLLPEKGCGLAPPHYPTLLTVPASVSLPSGISMDTESKSDQLTPHSQASVTQNITVVPVPSTGLMTAGVSCSQRWRREGSQSRGPGLVITSPSGSLVTTASSAQTFPISAPMIVSALPPGSQALQVVPDLSKKVSATLTEEGGGGGGGGGSVAPKPHRGRKKKRMLESGLPEMNDPYVLSPEDDDDHQKDGKTYRSEGNCGTGNGQSLGLMDSVPGSTTNLLCDPGCRMCSLTFYSKSEMQIHSKSHTETKPHKCPHCSKTFANSSYLAQHIRIHSGAKPYSCNFCEKSFRQLSHLQQHTRIHTGDRPYKCVHPGCEKAFTQLSNLQSHRRQHNKDKPFKCHNCHRAYTDAASLEVHLSTHTVKHAKVYTCTICSRAYTSETYLMKHMRKHNPPDLQQQVQAAAAAAAVAQAQAQAQAQAQAQAQAQAQAQAQAQAQAQAQAQAQAQAQAQAQAQASQASQQQQQQQQPQPPHFQSPGAAPQGGGGGDSNPNPPPQCSFDLTPYKTAEHHKDICLTVTTSTIQVEHLASS is encoded by the exons ATGGAAGAATCTCACTTCAATTCTAACCCATACTTCTGGCCTTCTATCCCCACAGTCTCAGGACAG atTGAGAACACGATGTTCATCAACAAGATGAAGGATCAGCTGTTGCCAGAGAAGGGCTGtgggctggctccaccccactACCCTACCTTGTTGACAGTGCCTGCCTCAGTGTCCCTGCCCTCAGGCATCAGTATGGACACAGAGTCCAAGTCAGACCAGCTGACCCCACATAGCCAGGCATCCGTTACCCAGAATATCACGGTGGTCCCTGTGCCGTCTACAGGATTAATGACTGCTG GAGTCTCCTGTTCTCAGAGGTGGAGAAGAGAAGGGAGTCAATCAAGGG GTCCTGGTTTGGTAATCACGTCCCCCTCAGGCTCCCTTGTGACCACAGCCTCATCAGCTCAGACCTTCCCCATTTCGGCTCCCATGATTGTCTCAGCTCTTCCCCCTGGCTCACAAGCCCTGCAGGTGGTCCCTGACCTCTCCAAGAAGGTATCAGCAACCCTAACAGAGGAAGGaggcggaggtggtggtggaggtggcagTGTGGCTCCAAAGCCCCACCGGGGCCGAAAGAAGAAGCGGATGTTGGAATCAGGGTTGCCCGAGATGAATGACCCCTATGTCCTCTCCCCTGAGGATGATGATGACCATCAGAAAGACGGCAAGACCTATAG GAGCGAAGGGAACTGCGGCACAGGAAATGGACAGAGCCTTGGGCTAATGGATTCAGTTCCCGGCTCCACCAcgaacttgctgtgtgaccctgg GTGCCGGATGTGCTCACTGACATTCTACTCAAAGTCGGAGATGCAGATCCACTCCAAGTCACACACCGAGACCAAGCCCCACAAGTGCCCACATTGTTCCAAGACCTTCGCCAACAGCTCCTACCTGGCCCAGCACATCCGTATCCACTCAGGGGCTAAGCCCTACAGTTGTAACTTCTGTGAGAAATCCTTCCGCCAGCTATCTCACCTCCAGCAGCACACCCG AATCCACACCGGGGATAGACCATACAAATGTGTCCACCCAGGCTGTGAGAAAGCCTTCACACAGCTCTCCAATCTGCAG TCCCACAGACGGCAGCACAACAAAGATAAACCCTTCAAGTGCCACAACTGTCATCGGGCGTACACAGACGCAGCCTCACTAGAGGTGCACCTATCTACGCATACAGTGAAGCATGCCAAGGTGTACACCTGTACTATCTGTAGTCGGGCATATACGTCG GAAACGTACCTTATGAAACATATGCGCAAACACAACCCTCCTGATCTCCAGCAACAAGTgcaggcagcggcagcagcggcagcagtggcccaggcccaggcccaggctcaagCTCAGGCCCAAGCCCAGGCCCAAGCCCAAGCCCAGGCTCAAGCCCAAGCCCAAGCCCAGGCTCAAGCCCAAGCCCAAGCCCAAGCTCAAGCCCAAGCCCAAGCTCAGGCCCAGGCTTCCCAGGCAtcgcaacagcagcagcagcagcaacaaccaCAGCCACCACACTTCCAGTCCCCGGGGGCAGCCccccagggtgggggtggtggggacagCAACCCCAACCCTCCACCCCAGTGTTCTTTTGACCTGACCCCCTATAAGACGGCGGAGCATCATAAGGACATCTGCCTCACTGTCACCACCAGCACCATCCAGGTGGAGCACCTGGCCAGCTCATAG